Proteins found in one Timaviella obliquedivisa GSE-PSE-MK23-08B genomic segment:
- a CDS encoding coenzyme F420-0:L-glutamate ligase, whose translation MTGVVLAILVLLIALGWLFVEKQYRSRPGNALEATSGAWDINTDRPDQYRLVGNLELINHTRHFEIMVPELTAEVKLLSKGSLEGIMPKVQVISKHPDAEARPDGYWFGYIVKRKPTYFQVAIEINGQNLTELQAAWVKVHYMTYGPGGRLPKTRHIIIPLKFPTPNAVQRWRPTPIADVLPVRTHLLTHLDTPVEIVKRYVQPHAQPGDIITLGETPVALMQGRFRHPSDIKPGWVARRICYYFMPTSSLATACGLQALVDIVGARRVLGAFLVGAIAKKLLNKPGVFYQLAGEQARLIDDVTGTLPPYDQFIVLGPHDPQEVVNQIQKETGLAAAVVDVNDLKAVKILAATADVPPGFLEQALISNPAGNADEQTPLVLIRPNP comes from the coding sequence ATGACTGGCGTTGTATTGGCAATCTTGGTGTTACTGATAGCCTTAGGCTGGCTGTTTGTGGAAAAACAGTATCGCAGCCGTCCGGGCAACGCCCTAGAGGCGACCTCTGGAGCATGGGATATTAACACCGATCGCCCTGATCAGTACAGACTAGTCGGCAACCTGGAATTAATCAACCACACCCGCCATTTTGAGATTATGGTGCCTGAGCTAACAGCTGAGGTAAAGTTGCTTTCCAAAGGCAGCTTAGAAGGAATTATGCCAAAGGTTCAAGTCATCTCCAAGCATCCTGATGCAGAAGCCCGTCCTGATGGCTACTGGTTCGGATACATCGTCAAGCGCAAGCCGACCTACTTTCAGGTGGCGATCGAGATAAATGGACAAAACCTTACTGAACTCCAAGCCGCTTGGGTCAAAGTTCACTACATGACCTATGGCCCTGGAGGACGACTCCCCAAAACCCGCCATATTATCATTCCTTTAAAGTTTCCAACTCCCAATGCTGTTCAGCGCTGGCGACCTACTCCAATTGCTGATGTTTTACCCGTCCGCACGCACCTCCTGACGCATTTAGACACTCCGGTCGAAATCGTTAAACGCTACGTTCAGCCCCATGCCCAACCTGGAGATATCATCACCCTTGGTGAAACGCCTGTAGCACTGATGCAGGGGCGATTTCGCCATCCTTCGGATATCAAACCTGGTTGGGTAGCTCGCCGGATTTGCTACTACTTTATGCCTACCTCTAGCCTAGCAACGGCTTGTGGGTTGCAGGCTCTGGTCGATATTGTCGGGGCTAGACGGGTACTAGGAGCGTTTTTGGTAGGAGCGATCGCCAAAAAGCTGCTCAATAAACCCGGCGTTTTTTACCAACTGGCTGGAGAACAAGCTCGTCTGATTGATGATGTCACAGGGACCTTGCCTCCCTACGACCAGTTTATTGTTCTGGGCCCTCACGATCCTCAGGAGGTTGTGAATCAAATTCAGAAGGAAACTGGACTGGCTGCTGCTGTGGTAGACGTGAACGATTTGAAAGCAGTTAAAATACTAGCAGCAACTGCTGATGTTCCTCCAGGCTTCTTAGAACAAGCGCTCATTAGCAACCCAGCAGGCAATGCTGATGAACAAACGCCTTTAGTGCTGATCCGTCCCAACCCCTAG
- a CDS encoding carotenoid biosynthesis protein yields the protein MDQWVKVERYCLIGHLVAMAFGLAGLLVVMPHPELLALLPAGSTLFGWSMAGGGVVYILLGTIAVALYAYRTLGLRNWLVFMVPAVGISLTSELLGTSTGFPFGNYSYLSGLGYKIAGLVPFTIPLSWFYLGLCSYLLAKAGLDKKLGWLGQVSAIGFGALMLTSWDFVLDPAMSQTAMPFWYWHQPGAFFGMPYQNFVGWMGTGCVFISVAAVLWRKQAITLQPAHLNLPLVVYLGNFVFAMVMSLAAGFWIPVLLGLVLGVAPAIVCWKLGQTVELSAIAPLAVVEGAITDEAQSAKQRIAA from the coding sequence ATGGATCAGTGGGTTAAAGTTGAACGCTATTGTTTGATAGGACATTTGGTTGCGATGGCTTTTGGCTTAGCAGGGCTTTTGGTCGTGATGCCCCATCCTGAGCTTCTAGCTCTGTTGCCTGCGGGTTCTACTTTATTTGGGTGGAGTATGGCGGGTGGCGGAGTGGTTTACATTTTGCTAGGAACGATCGCCGTTGCCCTTTACGCCTATCGCACATTGGGTCTACGAAACTGGCTGGTATTTATGGTGCCTGCGGTGGGCATTTCTTTAACTAGCGAACTATTGGGAACTAGCACTGGGTTTCCTTTTGGAAATTACAGCTATCTCAGTGGGCTGGGTTACAAAATTGCTGGACTAGTGCCGTTTACGATTCCGCTATCTTGGTTCTACTTGGGTCTTTGCTCTTACTTGTTAGCAAAGGCAGGCTTAGACAAAAAGCTAGGCTGGCTGGGACAAGTCAGCGCGATCGGCTTTGGCGCATTAATGCTAACTTCGTGGGACTTTGTGCTCGACCCAGCCATGAGCCAGACAGCAATGCCTTTCTGGTACTGGCATCAACCAGGCGCATTTTTTGGAATGCCCTACCAAAATTTTGTTGGTTGGATGGGCACAGGATGCGTTTTTATCTCAGTGGCGGCTGTTCTATGGCGCAAACAAGCGATTACTCTACAGCCGGCTCATCTTAACTTGCCCTTAGTGGTCTATCTCGGTAATTTTGTCTTTGCCATGGTGATGAGCCTGGCGGCAGGGTTCTGGATTCCGGTGCTGTTGGGTCTTGTGCTAGGGGTCGCTCCGGCTATCGTGTGTTGGAAGTTGGGGCAAACTGTTGAACTCAGTG
- a CDS encoding GNAT family N-acetyltransferase — translation MTSANPQSSTVTIRPFQYRDLEDIDRLLTEEMERQGGDAEHLKQEAQQLRQRYGLLKILSLFPNPLQHSFCAYVAELNGQLCGMVQVSPFNRTRSTWRVDRVLVGCVKLAAGSPPLMLDVGTQLLRHCFQTIWEARTWLIEADVNDKDTLALYRHNGFQQLARMTYWAIAPDILPALAEREPDLPNLLPVSNADASLLHQLDTASMPPLVRQVFDRHVVDFKTSLFSKITGGIKPRFAPTQRISGYVFEPQRKAAIGYFKIQLCRNGSQPHVAQLTVHPAYTWLYPELLAQMARHTKDLPAQSLRLASSDYQSEREEYLEQIGAVRMEHTLMMSRSVWHKLRESKFVLDNSLSEVLQGFQTQRKPIPGRFSPTSPESPNRIDIKPSKSSKPDLFNDPL, via the coding sequence ATGACTTCAGCCAATCCTCAAAGTTCGACCGTGACGATTCGCCCTTTCCAGTACCGCGATCTGGAAGATATCGATCGCCTCCTCACTGAAGAAATGGAGCGACAGGGCGGTGATGCCGAACACCTGAAGCAAGAAGCTCAGCAACTCCGGCAGCGCTATGGGTTGCTAAAAATTCTGAGTCTCTTTCCCAATCCTCTTCAGCATTCCTTCTGCGCCTATGTAGCAGAACTCAACGGTCAACTTTGCGGGATGGTTCAAGTCTCGCCCTTTAACCGCACTCGTAGCACTTGGCGGGTCGATCGCGTTTTAGTGGGTTGCGTTAAACTCGCGGCTGGCAGCCCACCGCTGATGCTAGACGTGGGCACTCAACTATTGCGTCACTGTTTCCAAACCATTTGGGAAGCGCGGACTTGGCTCATTGAGGCAGATGTGAATGATAAGGACACCCTGGCGCTCTATCGGCACAATGGGTTTCAGCAATTGGCGCGGATGACCTACTGGGCGATCGCGCCTGATATCCTTCCTGCTCTGGCTGAACGTGAGCCAGATTTGCCTAACCTGCTACCCGTTAGCAATGCCGATGCCAGCCTGCTCCATCAGCTTGATACCGCCTCAATGCCGCCGCTGGTGCGACAAGTATTTGATCGCCACGTGGTAGACTTCAAAACCAGCCTTTTCAGCAAAATTACCGGAGGGATAAAGCCACGGTTTGCGCCCACTCAGCGCATTAGCGGCTACGTTTTTGAACCCCAACGCAAAGCAGCGATCGGGTACTTCAAAATCCAGCTTTGCCGCAACGGTAGCCAACCCCATGTGGCACAACTTACCGTTCATCCGGCATACACCTGGCTCTACCCTGAGCTATTGGCGCAGATGGCAAGGCACACCAAAGACTTACCAGCCCAATCTTTGCGACTCGCTTCCTCGGACTATCAATCAGAGCGCGAGGAATACCTGGAACAAATTGGGGCGGTTCGGATGGAGCACACTTTAATGATGTCGCGATCGGTGTGGCACAAATTACGCGAATCTAAGTTTGTCCTAGATAACTCTTTGTCTGAAGTTCTTCAAGGATTCCAGACGCAGCGCAAACCGATTCCGGGGCGTTTTTCACCCACGTCTCCAGAGTCTCCTAACCGCATTGACATTAAGCCCTCTAAAAGTTCTAAGCCTGATCTTTTCAACGATCCCCTGTAA
- the ruvX gene encoding Holliday junction resolvase RuvX: protein MSLQASHLRQPIQISALGLDVGRKRIGVAGCDGTGLIATGLTTVERQSFQQDVEALRQWVEARQVQILVIGLPYHLNGELGSQARQVQKFANRLSKALDLPVEYVDERLTSVLAEELIQAEKLSLQHHKSLIDRKAAAIILQQWLDQRRAASQIPQESP from the coding sequence ATGTCCTTGCAAGCGAGTCATCTTCGGCAACCTATCCAGATTTCGGCATTAGGGCTGGATGTAGGCAGAAAGCGAATTGGGGTAGCGGGTTGCGACGGCACAGGGTTAATTGCCACTGGACTCACCACCGTGGAGCGACAATCTTTTCAACAAGATGTAGAGGCGCTGCGGCAGTGGGTCGAAGCGCGGCAGGTGCAGATTTTGGTGATTGGCTTGCCTTATCATCTAAACGGTGAATTGGGTTCACAGGCAAGACAGGTACAGAAGTTTGCCAACCGTCTCTCGAAGGCTCTAGATCTTCCTGTCGAGTACGTAGACGAGCGCTTAACCTCAGTCCTTGCCGAAGAGTTAATTCAGGCAGAAAAACTATCGCTTCAACATCATAAAAGCTTGATCGATCGCAAAGCAGCCGCTATTATCCTGCAACAATGGTTAGATCAGCGACGTGCTGCTTCGCAGATACCGCAAGAGTCGCCCTAA